In Pseudothermotoga hypogea DSM 11164 = NBRC 106472, the following are encoded in one genomic region:
- a CDS encoding ABC transporter ATP-binding protein → MRKLLEVEKLCVRYGKIAAVNGVSFSLNEGELLAIVGANGAGKTSVLNAIMGLVKVHSGRIVFDGVDITHLEPWKRARMGIVIVPEGARPFADMSVMENLEVAAMNIDKAEMKRKMEWVFELFPRLAERKKQPAKTLSGGEKQMLAIARALVGPVKLLIMDEVSLGLMPRLVTEMFKVIERLKREKLTMLLAEQNTKKALQVADKVCVMQNGSIVLEGKPQDLLDSEEIKRAYLGV, encoded by the coding sequence GTGAGGAAGTTGCTTGAAGTGGAAAAACTCTGCGTTCGTTACGGTAAGATCGCGGCGGTCAACGGTGTCAGTTTTTCACTGAACGAGGGCGAGCTTCTGGCGATCGTGGGGGCGAATGGAGCCGGTAAAACATCGGTCTTGAACGCGATAATGGGACTTGTGAAGGTACACTCTGGCAGGATAGTCTTCGATGGCGTCGACATCACGCACTTAGAACCTTGGAAGCGTGCTCGTATGGGTATCGTTATAGTGCCAGAGGGTGCACGACCCTTTGCCGATATGAGCGTTATGGAGAACCTCGAGGTCGCAGCGATGAACATCGATAAAGCTGAAATGAAGAGAAAGATGGAATGGGTGTTCGAGCTCTTTCCGAGGCTGGCGGAGAGGAAAAAGCAACCTGCGAAGACCCTGAGCGGTGGGGAAAAGCAGATGCTCGCGATCGCCAGAGCGTTGGTTGGACCTGTGAAACTTCTCATCATGGACGAGGTTTCTCTCGGTCTGATGCCACGGCTCGTGACCGAGATGTTCAAAGTCATCGAGAGGTTGAAGCGAGAGAAACTGACCATGCTCTTGGCAGAGCAGAACACGAAAAAGGCACTTCAGGTGGCAGACAAGGTGTGCGTGATGCAGAACGGTTCGATAGTCCTTGAAGGAAAGCCACAGGATCTACTGGACAGCGAGGAGATCAAAAGAGCGTATCTGGGAGTTTGA
- the aglA gene encoding alpha-glucosidase AglA codes for MAPVKISIIGAGSAVFSMRLVNDLCKTKGLAGSLVSLMDVDEQRLNGVHELASRYVRELGADLRFEKTTSLETCLHEADFVINTALVGGHAYLNKVRAIGEKHGYYRGIDAQELNMVTDYCTITNFNQLKFFVDVARLMEKICPNAWLLQTANPVFEGTNLISRCSNIKVVGFCHGHYGVIEMAEALGLDENKMDWQVAGFNHAIWLNRFIYDGRNGYELLEKWIQEGNLEKWRPKNPFDLQMSPAAIDMYRFYGIMPIGDTVRNSTWYYNKDFETKKKWYGEPWGGPDSEEGWKWYEQQLKTTTDAIDFLSKNRTLKLLSLNTYLKFLPKGAVPVEMKKEVEVFSSPDKLSGEQHIPFIDSLVNNNARRFVINVPNEGYIEGVPNGVFVEVPAIVDKDGWHVEKIEPKLTDKVLRFYLWPRMMRMEWALHAIMNGDKAALIEFLMRDPRTKTLEQAKAVIEEILNLPENQQMKTHYEKGLKL; via the coding sequence TTGGCGCCTGTGAAGATCAGTATCATTGGAGCAGGAAGCGCGGTCTTCTCGATGAGGCTCGTTAACGATCTGTGCAAGACTAAAGGTCTTGCGGGGAGTTTGGTTTCACTCATGGATGTTGACGAGCAGAGGCTGAACGGTGTGCATGAGCTGGCGAGCAGGTACGTCAGAGAACTCGGTGCCGATCTCAGGTTCGAAAAGACGACGTCCTTAGAGACCTGTTTGCACGAAGCGGATTTCGTGATCAACACTGCACTCGTTGGGGGTCACGCGTATCTCAACAAGGTGAGAGCGATAGGTGAAAAACACGGCTACTACAGGGGCATCGACGCTCAAGAACTGAACATGGTTACAGATTACTGCACGATAACGAACTTCAACCAGCTGAAATTTTTCGTCGACGTGGCGAGGCTCATGGAGAAGATATGCCCGAACGCTTGGTTGCTTCAGACGGCGAACCCCGTTTTTGAGGGTACAAACCTCATCAGTCGCTGTTCGAACATAAAAGTGGTCGGCTTCTGCCATGGTCACTACGGTGTCATTGAGATGGCAGAAGCTTTAGGGCTTGATGAAAACAAGATGGATTGGCAAGTTGCAGGGTTCAATCATGCGATATGGCTGAACAGGTTCATCTACGATGGAAGGAACGGTTACGAGTTACTCGAAAAGTGGATACAGGAAGGAAATCTGGAGAAATGGAGACCGAAGAATCCTTTCGATCTACAAATGAGTCCTGCGGCCATCGATATGTACAGATTCTATGGAATCATGCCGATAGGGGATACTGTGAGGAACAGCACGTGGTATTACAACAAAGACTTCGAAACGAAGAAAAAATGGTACGGCGAGCCATGGGGTGGGCCCGATTCCGAGGAAGGCTGGAAGTGGTACGAGCAGCAGCTGAAAACGACCACCGATGCGATCGATTTTCTCTCGAAGAACAGAACTTTGAAGTTGCTGTCTCTAAACACGTATTTGAAGTTCTTACCGAAAGGTGCCGTCCCAGTGGAGATGAAGAAAGAAGTCGAGGTCTTCTCCTCTCCGGACAAGTTGAGCGGCGAACAACACATTCCATTCATTGATTCGTTGGTGAACAACAATGCCAGAAGGTTCGTCATAAACGTGCCGAACGAAGGTTACATAGAGGGAGTTCCGAACGGGGTGTTCGTGGAAGTTCCCGCGATCGTGGACAAAGACGGTTGGCACGTGGAGAAGATCGAACCCAAATTGACGGACAAAGTTTTGAGGTTCTACCTGTGGCCAAGGATGATGAGGATGGAGTGGGCGTTGCATGCCATCATGAACGGCGATAAGGCGGCTTTGATTGAATTTCTGATGAGAGATCCGAGAACGAAGACTTTAGAACAAGCGAAGGCTGTCATTGAGGAAATTCTGAACTTGCCAGAGAATCAACAAATGAAGACGCACTATGAGAAAGGCTTGAAATTGTGA
- a CDS encoding ATP-binding protein: MEISYRDLIYRLDHMPSFKTTEEIEPAHGFIGQDKARRAIDQALEIKGKGFNVFVVGLPGTGRRSFVNSYLRQIAANMPTPKDWVYVYNFSNPSEPEAISLEAGRGKIFKQDMQRLADEVMEALEKIFESDEYARRKSELEDEYMQKKTQLWEELKQKASELGFAVQIAPTGVVTVPVYEGKLLTPDAFEALPDEVKQVFNENSRKLKLIVEGTLYKSRRLDREYKEKLMALDKDAALFTVGAMFEELKNQYESNPHIVRYLSNVQNDILENLAQLRSGDEEVRQAFKKRYSVNLIVDNSAVVGSPVVFERNPTYANLAGKVEYYSKGGMLFTDFTMIKPGAFHRANGGFLILEAENVLRYAYAWEYVKRCLMTDQIVVENLETALGLSSIVSLRPQPIPLNVKVFLICSPRLYYLLQMYDEDAEKLFRIKSEFDWEMDASRENIQKYLGFVASTCCRLNAPHLERQAVEKLMWYSARLAGDRNKLSMRLGEISSLVREACTVAMKRGSNVVKREDMVEAIRQREERVNLLQTKYDEHIKNRDLMIETKGSRVGQINGLTVIDLHDHSFGVPVKITAKVHVGERGVIDIHREVDLSGSIHNKAVLTIEGFFRERYSKHVHFSLNATLSFEQVYSVVEGDSASVAEVLALISAIANVPLRQDIAVTGSMNQHGEVQPVGGVTEKVEGFYRACKLRGFTKTQGVVIPKANLKNLILKDEVLESVKKGEFHIWTVEHIDEAIELLTGKKAGRTTKTGGFEKGSVNYLVVQALKRAERMKEAKKTKRKKKSH; the protein is encoded by the coding sequence GTGGAGATCAGCTATCGTGACTTGATATACAGACTCGATCATATGCCCAGCTTCAAAACCACCGAGGAAATAGAGCCGGCACACGGGTTCATAGGGCAAGACAAAGCAAGAAGAGCGATCGATCAGGCTCTCGAGATAAAGGGGAAGGGGTTCAACGTCTTTGTTGTTGGGTTGCCTGGTACGGGTAGAAGGAGTTTCGTTAATTCTTACTTGAGACAGATCGCCGCGAACATGCCGACACCCAAGGACTGGGTGTACGTCTACAATTTCTCGAACCCATCGGAGCCCGAGGCCATCTCTTTGGAAGCGGGCAGGGGAAAGATCTTCAAGCAGGATATGCAACGGCTCGCGGATGAAGTAATGGAGGCGCTGGAGAAGATTTTCGAGAGCGACGAGTACGCACGGAGAAAGTCCGAGCTCGAGGACGAGTACATGCAAAAGAAAACACAACTCTGGGAAGAGTTGAAGCAGAAGGCCTCGGAGCTGGGTTTCGCAGTGCAGATAGCGCCCACCGGTGTGGTGACTGTTCCCGTCTACGAGGGAAAGCTCCTGACTCCAGACGCATTTGAAGCGTTGCCAGATGAAGTCAAGCAGGTCTTCAACGAAAACAGCAGGAAGTTGAAACTTATCGTTGAGGGAACGCTTTACAAGTCGCGCAGGCTGGACAGAGAGTACAAAGAAAAGCTCATGGCTCTGGACAAAGATGCGGCTCTGTTCACCGTTGGAGCGATGTTCGAGGAACTGAAGAATCAGTACGAGTCCAACCCGCACATCGTACGCTACCTTTCGAACGTTCAGAATGATATACTCGAGAATCTCGCACAACTGCGCAGCGGTGATGAAGAGGTCCGGCAGGCTTTCAAGAAGAGATACTCCGTGAACCTCATCGTCGACAACTCCGCGGTCGTCGGATCACCCGTGGTCTTCGAGAGAAACCCCACTTACGCGAACCTGGCCGGCAAGGTCGAATACTACAGCAAGGGTGGTATGCTGTTCACGGATTTCACGATGATAAAACCTGGAGCTTTCCACCGTGCGAACGGTGGCTTTCTCATACTGGAAGCTGAAAACGTGTTGAGGTATGCCTATGCCTGGGAATACGTGAAAAGATGCTTGATGACCGATCAGATCGTCGTCGAGAACCTGGAGACGGCCCTCGGACTTTCCAGCATAGTGTCGCTCCGGCCACAACCCATACCACTCAACGTCAAAGTGTTTCTGATCTGTTCACCCAGACTGTACTATCTGTTACAGATGTACGATGAAGATGCGGAGAAACTGTTTCGTATAAAGAGCGAGTTCGACTGGGAGATGGATGCGAGCAGGGAAAACATTCAAAAGTACCTCGGCTTTGTTGCTTCCACTTGTTGTAGATTGAACGCACCACATCTCGAAAGACAAGCGGTGGAGAAACTCATGTGGTACTCTGCGAGACTTGCAGGTGACCGAAACAAGCTTTCCATGAGGCTCGGTGAGATCAGCAGCCTTGTGAGGGAAGCGTGCACCGTTGCGATGAAAAGAGGTTCGAACGTGGTGAAGAGAGAGGACATGGTCGAGGCTATAAGGCAGCGCGAAGAAAGGGTGAATCTGCTCCAGACGAAATACGACGAACACATCAAAAATCGCGATCTGATGATAGAAACAAAGGGCAGTCGTGTCGGACAGATAAACGGTCTTACAGTGATAGATCTGCACGATCATTCCTTTGGTGTACCTGTGAAGATCACTGCGAAGGTTCACGTTGGTGAGCGTGGAGTCATAGACATCCACAGGGAGGTCGATCTGAGTGGTAGCATACACAACAAAGCTGTCCTAACGATCGAAGGATTCTTCAGAGAAAGGTATTCCAAGCACGTTCACTTCAGTCTCAATGCGACTTTAAGTTTCGAACAGGTCTACAGCGTTGTGGAAGGCGACAGCGCTTCGGTGGCGGAAGTACTCGCTTTGATTTCGGCCATCGCCAACGTGCCTCTGAGGCAAGACATAGCGGTGACCGGTTCGATGAACCAGCACGGTGAGGTTCAGCCAGTTGGTGGTGTCACAGAAAAGGTGGAAGGTTTCTACAGGGCTTGCAAGCTCCGGGGTTTTACCAAAACGCAGGGTGTGGTGATACCGAAAGCGAACTTGAAGAACCTCATCTTGAAGGACGAAGTTCTTGAAAGTGTCAAAAAAGGTGAGTTCCACATCTGGACGGTGGAACACATAGACGAAGCGATCGAATTGCTCACGGGTAAAAAGGCCGGTCGAACTACAAAGACTGGGGGCTTTGAGAAAGGCTCGGTGAACTACTTGGTGGTCCAAGCTCTAAAGAGAGCTGAAAGGATGAAAGAAGCCAAGAAGACCAAGAGAAAGAAAAAGAGTCACTGA
- a CDS encoding CehA/McbA family metallohydrolase, whose protein sequence is MRKIFLFVLLSLTIFVFAYNFYFANIHAHTSYSDGVGTPLEAFQHARRYVHVQAITDHAYYFEQKLNGLDKLLLTKEQAMKSTKIGEFVALWGFEWTGGVGHINVYCTDEWISRNQVDLKGLYRWIVEKRALAQFNHPISTFGTFNEFEYDPLVDDFMNLIEVGNGSWRGRTITDEMLSNYQLALKKGWHLGATANQDNHRAEWGSANDTRTVVLAEELSFEAIMEALWSRRVYASEDKNAKLIFECNSHPMGSILFGEKSLNFKIVLKDTESFDEIRLISKHGVERVWKVNEKEFQIDLVLEPKEINEWYYVLAVQCDGDRIVSSPIWVKQSLVYVVNERTRVQGNTVGIFFDLVNYSSDASDVRLTVKVGGLEKNFEERITGKEKKSFAVDFSGLDVGKHSVTILVNDLIGWKSEVEIKKEPVLIDISHENDHPQFLQTVKAYLERKGYQVVLNNRYFKRVPQAILVILPFPKKGAFAETSDLNDFEIDVLVDYVSAGGKILLLALPNSFVPRGFEELCKRLVPDAKLIQEDDRILVSREGQTLDSLQERGLIFLSIDSVERILERLEDTLE, encoded by the coding sequence ATGAGAAAGATCTTCTTGTTTGTGCTTTTGTCCCTGACGATCTTCGTCTTTGCCTACAATTTCTATTTTGCCAACATTCACGCGCACACGTCTTATTCGGACGGGGTCGGCACACCCTTAGAAGCTTTCCAACATGCAAGAAGATACGTGCACGTTCAGGCGATCACGGACCACGCCTACTACTTTGAACAGAAGCTCAATGGCCTGGATAAACTGCTTCTCACGAAAGAACAGGCCATGAAATCTACTAAGATTGGTGAATTCGTCGCGCTGTGGGGATTCGAATGGACCGGTGGAGTCGGGCACATAAACGTCTACTGCACAGATGAATGGATCAGCAGAAACCAAGTCGACCTGAAGGGCCTTTACAGATGGATCGTCGAGAAGAGGGCCTTGGCGCAGTTCAATCATCCGATATCAACCTTTGGGACCTTCAACGAGTTCGAATACGACCCACTGGTGGACGATTTCATGAATCTCATAGAAGTTGGAAATGGAAGTTGGAGGGGTAGGACCATAACAGACGAGATGCTCTCAAATTACCAACTCGCACTGAAAAAGGGTTGGCATCTTGGCGCGACGGCGAACCAAGACAACCACAGGGCAGAGTGGGGCTCTGCAAACGATACCAGAACCGTCGTCTTGGCCGAAGAGTTGAGCTTCGAAGCGATAATGGAAGCCCTCTGGTCAAGGAGAGTCTATGCCAGCGAGGACAAAAACGCAAAATTGATCTTTGAATGCAACTCGCATCCCATGGGTTCAATCCTGTTCGGAGAAAAGAGTTTGAACTTCAAGATTGTTCTCAAAGACACTGAGTCCTTCGACGAAATCAGATTGATCTCCAAACACGGTGTGGAGAGAGTCTGGAAAGTGAACGAAAAGGAGTTTCAAATCGATCTTGTGCTCGAACCAAAGGAAATCAACGAATGGTACTACGTGCTCGCCGTCCAATGTGATGGAGATAGGATCGTCTCTTCACCCATATGGGTGAAGCAATCACTGGTATACGTCGTCAACGAAAGAACGAGGGTACAAGGAAACACGGTGGGAATCTTCTTCGATCTTGTGAACTACTCGAGCGATGCGAGCGATGTCAGACTGACCGTCAAGGTTGGAGGGTTAGAGAAGAACTTTGAAGAACGCATCACTGGAAAGGAAAAAAAGAGCTTTGCGGTGGATTTCAGCGGTCTCGATGTTGGAAAACACTCCGTCACGATCCTCGTGAACGATTTGATTGGCTGGAAAAGCGAGGTCGAGATCAAGAAAGAGCCTGTATTGATCGATATTTCCCACGAGAACGACCATCCACAATTCTTGCAGACCGTGAAGGCATATCTTGAGAGAAAAGGTTATCAAGTTGTTCTCAACAACAGATACTTCAAAAGGGTTCCACAAGCCATTCTCGTGATCCTTCCATTTCCAAAGAAGGGTGCTTTTGCAGAAACGAGTGATCTGAACGACTTCGAGATAGATGTGTTGGTGGACTACGTTTCTGCTGGTGGAAAGATCTTGTTGCTCGCTCTGCCGAACAGTTTTGTTCCCAGAGGCTTTGAAGAACTTTGCAAACGCCTTGTTCCAGACGCGAAACTGATCCAAGAGGATGATAGAATCCTCGTCTCACGCGAAGGACAGACCTTAGACTCACTTCAGGAACGAGGGTTGATCTTCTTGTCCATCGATTCCGTTGAAAGAATCTTGGAGAGGTTGGAGGATACGCTCGAATGA
- a CDS encoding FMN-binding protein: MRRFFVSTLITVLSLALIVFMYGNSSSRVYRDGTFTAVSQGDKYGYAMVTVTLENDKIKSVAIKEFDGFGVEKLYEVYGQFFPAIREAHETLAKRIVEANSYQVDVFTGATGTSKKVMEAVKFALEKAKIEPSKTKYLDGTFMGVSDFTARGHAVAWVTIENDTIVKVVLEETTPSVKDGKTVVDAAGRTVWVFKGGDYPWPEFHEAKTAITKAVIEKQTYQVDVYTGATSSSNKFIQAIQRALEWAKARQ, encoded by the coding sequence TTGAGAAGGTTTTTCGTGTCCACGTTAATCACAGTTCTTTCTCTGGCTCTGATCGTGTTCATGTACGGCAACAGTTCCAGCAGAGTCTATAGGGATGGGACCTTCACCGCTGTCTCTCAGGGCGACAAGTACGGATACGCGATGGTCACCGTGACGCTCGAGAACGACAAGATCAAGAGTGTGGCGATCAAAGAATTCGACGGTTTCGGAGTCGAGAAACTCTACGAGGTTTACGGTCAGTTCTTTCCAGCGATAAGAGAAGCGCACGAGACCTTGGCCAAGCGCATCGTCGAGGCGAACAGCTATCAAGTCGACGTCTTCACAGGTGCCACTGGTACATCCAAAAAGGTCATGGAAGCGGTGAAGTTCGCGCTGGAAAAGGCGAAGATCGAACCGAGCAAGACGAAATACTTGGACGGCACCTTCATGGGCGTCTCTGACTTCACGGCCAGAGGTCATGCGGTGGCTTGGGTCACGATCGAGAACGACACGATAGTCAAAGTTGTGCTCGAAGAAACAACACCCTCGGTGAAGGACGGTAAAACCGTTGTGGATGCGGCTGGAAGAACGGTATGGGTTTTCAAAGGTGGAGATTATCCTTGGCCAGAATTTCACGAAGCGAAGACGGCCATAACGAAAGCCGTCATCGAAAAACAGACGTATCAGGTGGACGTGTACACGGGGGCGACTTCCAGCTCGAACAAGTTCATCCAGGCAATTCAAAGGGCTTTGGAGTGGGCCAAAGCGCGACAGTGA
- a CDS encoding cold-shock protein produces the protein MRGTVKWFDPKKGYGFITKKEGGDVFVHWSAVEMEGFKTLKEGQEVEFEIQEGPKGPQAAHVKVVK, from the coding sequence ATGAGAGGTACTGTCAAGTGGTTTGACCCCAAGAAGGGGTACGGCTTCATAACCAAGAAGGAGGGCGGAGACGTCTTCGTCCACTGGTCCGCAGTGGAGATGGAAGGCTTCAAGACCCTCAAGGAAGGTCAGGAAGTCGAGTTCGAAATCCAAGAAGGTCCCAAGGGCCCGCAGGCTGCTCACGTGAAAGTTGTGAAGTGA
- a CDS encoding FmdB family zinc ribbon protein, which translates to MPLYRYVCPNCKEEQTFLMRMNDEDPNCPKCGSKMDKQIPRVQLKGVGGSSCTSNSCSGCSSCSSRS; encoded by the coding sequence GTGCCACTCTACAGATACGTCTGCCCAAACTGCAAGGAAGAGCAAACTTTCTTGATGCGAATGAACGATGAAGATCCAAATTGTCCAAAGTGTGGCTCGAAAATGGACAAACAAATACCCCGGGTGCAGCTGAAAGGTGTGGGTGGTTCTTCCTGCACCTCCAACAGTTGCTCGGGTTGCTCGTCTTGTAGTTCGCGCTCTTAA
- a CDS encoding outer membrane beta-barrel protein — translation MRRLVVMAVLVVSALALAAVNLDVFGNYHFTLSATPTAAASISYLSFGLQVGYEVTEGVQIGGGVGLAYFLPDATAATAFLGVASPTQWTLDLTVSAKYAIPINDFSAVVVKGYGGLSIPGFTGFDKLGYIVGAKVLYVFDMVDFNVGFGAGIEMRTYGTSSITTVPVGVLANIKF, via the coding sequence ATGAGAAGGCTTGTCGTCATGGCCGTGCTCGTTGTTTCCGCGCTTGCGTTGGCAGCGGTGAACCTGGACGTCTTTGGAAACTACCACTTCACGCTCAGTGCAACCCCAACAGCCGCGGCGAGCATCAGCTATCTGAGTTTTGGCCTGCAGGTTGGTTATGAGGTGACGGAGGGCGTACAGATTGGAGGAGGCGTGGGCCTCGCGTACTTCCTGCCCGATGCAACAGCTGCAACCGCTTTCTTGGGAGTGGCGAGTCCAACACAGTGGACGCTGGATCTCACAGTCAGCGCCAAGTATGCCATACCGATCAACGACTTCTCAGCAGTTGTCGTCAAAGGTTACGGCGGATTGTCCATACCTGGTTTCACTGGATTCGACAAACTTGGCTACATCGTGGGAGCGAAGGTTCTCTACGTCTTCGACATGGTCGACTTCAATGTTGGCTTCGGTGCGGGCATCGAGATGAGAACCTACGGAACATCTTCGATCACCACAGTACCGGTTGGAGTTTTGGCAAACATAAAGTTCTGA
- the mgtE gene encoding magnesium transporter, with protein sequence MKVKVKLDIKSFIERGDFRTLKVILSQQEPADILEMIEELPPDEKIVVFRLLPKDQAALVFSELEADDQIALIELFKEEKLKEIISSMSPDDRAELLEEMPANVVNRLLSYLTPEERKETLALLNYPENSAGRLTTPKCVELHPEMSVKEALEKIRREGRDKETIYLMPVIDHQRKLLGVVTLEDLIFSDPDMLVEQVMDDQPVYVYATTDQEEVAQIMRKYDLVAVPVVDSEQRLIGIITIDDVVDVIDEEATEDIQKMSSIVVTEQSYFHTSSWQFFINRLPWLAALLLLGTLSSGIIARFEHLLASLPIIAAFMPAMVDTGGNIGSQISALVIRGMALGEIDQKDWWRVLTRELLIGAMLASTLAVAVLLRVVFVTRVTHIMLAVSTALFVVVIVSNIIGALLPFIAKSLKIDPAIMAGPLLTTIVDLLGIAIYFSVVNFMLSV encoded by the coding sequence ATGAAAGTGAAGGTGAAACTCGACATCAAGAGCTTCATCGAAAGAGGAGATTTTCGCACCTTAAAGGTAATCCTTTCCCAGCAAGAACCTGCCGACATACTGGAAATGATTGAAGAATTACCCCCCGACGAGAAAATCGTCGTTTTTCGTCTTCTTCCAAAAGATCAGGCGGCGTTAGTTTTCAGCGAACTGGAAGCTGACGATCAGATAGCCCTCATCGAGTTGTTCAAGGAAGAAAAATTGAAAGAGATCATCTCGTCGATGAGTCCCGACGATCGCGCTGAGCTCCTTGAAGAGATGCCCGCGAACGTCGTTAACAGACTCCTCTCTTATTTGACCCCAGAAGAAAGAAAAGAAACACTTGCTCTGCTCAACTATCCCGAAAACTCGGCGGGTCGTCTGACGACTCCAAAATGCGTCGAACTGCATCCGGAGATGTCGGTGAAAGAAGCTCTCGAGAAGATCAGAAGGGAAGGCAGAGATAAGGAGACCATTTACCTTATGCCTGTGATAGACCACCAAAGAAAACTTCTTGGTGTCGTCACCCTCGAAGACCTGATCTTTTCCGATCCAGACATGCTCGTAGAGCAGGTGATGGACGATCAGCCTGTGTACGTTTACGCGACCACGGACCAAGAAGAAGTGGCTCAGATCATGAGAAAGTATGACCTGGTTGCGGTTCCTGTTGTTGACAGCGAGCAGAGGCTCATAGGCATCATTACCATAGACGACGTGGTGGACGTGATAGACGAAGAGGCAACGGAAGACATCCAAAAGATGAGCTCGATCGTCGTCACCGAACAGTCATACTTTCACACTTCTTCTTGGCAGTTCTTCATAAATCGTTTGCCGTGGCTCGCCGCGCTACTGTTGCTTGGAACTCTGAGCAGTGGGATCATCGCAAGGTTTGAACACCTCCTCGCTTCTTTACCCATAATCGCAGCCTTCATGCCAGCGATGGTGGACACCGGAGGCAACATTGGTTCTCAGATATCTGCGCTCGTGATAAGGGGAATGGCTCTGGGAGAGATCGATCAGAAGGATTGGTGGAGAGTGCTCACCAGGGAATTGCTCATCGGTGCGATGCTTGCTTCAACTCTGGCTGTCGCTGTTCTACTGCGCGTGGTCTTCGTCACGAGGGTAACACACATCATGCTGGCTGTCTCGACGGCGCTCTTTGTCGTTGTCATCGTTTCGAACATCATTGGAGCACTCTTGCCGTTCATCGCTAAGTCTTTGAAGATCGACCCCGCAATAATGGCTGGCCCCCTTCTGACAACTATAGTTGACTTGCTGGGCATAGCGATATATTTCAGCGTGGTGAACTTCATGCTTTCCGTGTAG
- the tsaB gene encoding tRNA (adenosine(37)-N6)-threonylcarbamoyltransferase complex dimerization subunit type 1 TsaB — protein MKIFALDTSTEAICVGYTDGQNFYSMNYFGVEKHAVKLAPLVNDFLKLCDVKVSDIDVFGCGIGPGSLTSLRIGLAFVQAMACVTSKPIVPVVSSKVVAMNLSGCEQDVVIVKKAREGFVYISCYRSLQEVLAPSVLEIEKAFDILRNFKDPVVVGDAAHMFESVALVGKKELQYPRGEFLLHEVMQNFKANVVRKPHEVEPLYLQKSIAEMNLEKRLKGQ, from the coding sequence ATGAAAATCTTCGCTCTGGACACGTCCACAGAGGCGATCTGTGTTGGCTACACCGACGGACAGAATTTCTATTCGATGAACTACTTTGGTGTTGAGAAACACGCGGTGAAACTTGCGCCTTTGGTCAACGATTTTCTAAAACTCTGCGATGTGAAAGTTTCAGACATCGACGTGTTCGGTTGTGGCATCGGGCCAGGTAGTTTAACGAGTTTGAGGATAGGCTTAGCGTTCGTTCAGGCCATGGCTTGCGTCACGTCTAAACCCATCGTTCCAGTTGTTTCTTCAAAAGTCGTTGCCATGAATCTTTCTGGTTGTGAGCAGGACGTGGTCATAGTGAAGAAGGCAAGAGAAGGTTTCGTTTACATCTCTTGTTACAGAAGCCTTCAAGAAGTTCTCGCACCGAGCGTGTTGGAAATTGAGAAAGCGTTCGATATTTTGAGAAACTTCAAAGATCCCGTCGTGGTCGGAGACGCAGCCCACATGTTCGAATCGGTCGCTCTCGTCGGCAAGAAAGAACTCCAATATCCACGGGGTGAGTTTCTCCTGCACGAGGTCATGCAGAATTTCAAAGCGAACGTGGTGAGAAAACCTCACGAGGTTGAACCACTCTATCTACAGAAATCCATAGCGGAGATGAATTTGGAAAAACGTCTCAAAGGTCAGTGA
- a CDS encoding ABC transporter ATP-binding protein, with translation MQALKDVSFDVDAGEIRAIIGPNGAGKTTLFNIINGFLRPDSGSVVFDGKNIVGMRPSKITKIGLGRTFQIVKVFASLSVLENVLAGLGVDIYPNMDAFLRSPFEREYIRQAWRIIEMLGIEKYAFAAAGTLPLGLQRKVEIARALAVKPKLLLLDEPVSGLNDLETQEMIDVVKKINQSGVTILFIEHDMHFTVKVAQRITVLDYGVKIAEGTPEEVTKDPKVIEAYLGSEEVA, from the coding sequence TTGCAAGCACTTAAAGATGTCTCGTTCGACGTCGATGCCGGCGAGATCAGGGCGATCATAGGACCGAATGGGGCGGGAAAGACGACACTTTTCAACATAATAAACGGTTTTTTGAGACCGGATTCAGGTAGCGTCGTATTCGACGGGAAAAACATTGTCGGTATGAGACCGAGCAAGATCACAAAAATTGGTCTGGGAAGAACTTTTCAGATCGTGAAGGTTTTTGCCAGCCTGAGTGTCCTGGAAAACGTTCTGGCAGGTCTTGGCGTGGATATCTATCCGAACATGGATGCCTTCCTCCGTTCGCCTTTCGAAAGAGAGTACATACGGCAGGCCTGGAGAATAATAGAAATGCTTGGAATAGAAAAGTACGCGTTCGCGGCTGCAGGTACCTTACCGCTGGGACTGCAGAGAAAAGTGGAAATTGCACGGGCTCTCGCTGTGAAACCGAAGCTCTTACTTCTGGATGAACCCGTGTCAGGTTTGAACGATCTCGAAACTCAAGAAATGATCGACGTGGTGAAGAAGATAAATCAATCCGGAGTGACGATCCTGTTCATAGAACACGACATGCACTTCACCGTGAAGGTTGCCCAGAGAATAACGGTTCTCGACTACGGCGTGAAGATCGCCGAAGGAACACCTGAAGAGGTCACAAAGGATCCGAAAGTCATAGAGGCTTACCTTGGGAGTGAGGAAGTTGCTTGA